The genomic segment CAGCACTCTCTGTGCAGCCAGGTTAACAACAGTGTGCACGAAGTACACACAACGCGACACTACAGGTGTTACGGCGGTGGTGCACAATGTTATGGAATGCGCACCATAGTAGCGAGTTGGAATAAAGTACCGTTGGCACATTGTCGTCGTGCTCACGTTATTGGACACAACATCGGGGAAGACTTCGCGGCGCTCGCTGCCCTCGTTGCTCTCCCTCCCCGGTGAGCAGATCGGACTAGCTGAGGCTAACGATGCACGGCTAACTGTTATGTTAATCCACAACTTGGGCAGCGGGGCTCGCGCATTTTCCGTACTCTCGGACCCGCGTAGATGTACATGGACTGCGTAGCCTTGTTGGCTGGAAATTTGGCTGCTCCATAGACACACGGAAGTCGTCATAAGTCAAAGTAAACCGCCAGACGTATAGGCGGATTACTTTCAGCCAGCGAATGCAACACGGGGCAAAGTAGTCCCGAATGCACGGGcaaagtgtgtatgtgtgtgtgtgtgtgtgtgtgtgtgtgtgtatatatatatatatatatatatatatatatatatatatattatataaatatatatattataatatatatatatatatatatatatatatatatatatatattatataaatatatatatatattatatatatatattatataaatatatatatatattatatatataataataagaatatatattaatatatatatataatattacgTTTGGTGGCACTGTGAGCTCACATGGCTGTTTGTAGAATAGAGGACCACAGTTGAAAGGGTGTGATTGTGGCATTTCAGCGATGACACAGGTTCATGTATTTGAAGACCGCGATGATTGGTTTTGATACAGACTCGTTGCAGCCTTAATGAATAGTGCTTctaacttttttcccctccattgTATGACAGCTAAGAATGTTCAAATGATACTTGAAAAAACGTGTGTACACCTGATGGTTATGTGGTGGCAACAGTTTCATTCTGCAACGCATTTCCATCTTTTCTTATGGggcaattgtatttttttaaatatgaacaaatattgTGTTcgaccttagaggttccactgaaaaTGTATTCGTGACAAGTGTCGAAATATCCATTGTCTCTACCACAATACTGTTCTTTCATTATGACAGTGAGCACGGTTTTCTGTGAAGAGTTAAACATCTGCGAAAGGCTTTGTTTTCACGTGTGTGTTTTTACCTCATCATATGTGTAGTCTCTTTCAGAGCCAGCCCACGCCGGTCCTGTGGTGGAGCTGAATGAAATGCCATCATTGTTTTTCCCCTCATCATCCTCCACTGCTGGATCATGCGAAAACAATTGCATCATTACATACTAATATGTCATGTATACAGGAAAATACTGGAATTAGTATACATTTGATTCAAACCGCACCTTTTAAGGTACTCTGGACATGGCATCAAATTGACAAAGGAGAGATATTTACTCATTTATAAACAACAATGTTTTGACCTTATTTACACATACAAAAATGGAGGTAAGTTCACTTTGTTTTCTTGACTGAATGTGTAAATAATTTACATATTTCAACCAGATATTTCCTACATCATTTTTGGTTATCATTATCTACCAGCTAGAACATTATGGGCGCTTGCACAAGTTAACAAGACTCAATACAAGAGCGACATCAAACATTGTCTTGGCAAAGATACgaatgtttttcattcatacGGTCAGAGACATTACTATGTTCATTATTGCGGTGGTTGCTGTGTTGAgctgttcttcttctttctgattttcatgcaagcaaGATATTCGACACAGCTCTCTCTCAGTCTGGTACAGCGCAGAACTGCCGCCAGAAAACTCAACCAAATTGCAGCTCCAGCCCTTCTATCGGATGTCTTGCTATTGTGCAAGTGGCACAATCACGTGGCTTGTCAGTGTGAATTGTACAAACGAGCGCTTATTGTTTCGCTGTATGAATTTTTGTCTGACAAGCGTGTTCACTTTCATGACACGTGGAATacattgaatgtatttttggTAGTTTCCATCTCATGCATGTTGGTAATAAATTCAAACTGCTGATGTGTCCGATCAGACTTGTGTGCATTATCTTGATCTAAAATGAAATTACCGTCATCCTTCTCAAGAGGTTCGCCTTCATCAAAATCAACTTTTTtggccttcttcttcttggcagGAAGCATCAGGTCCAGGTTGTCCTCTTCAAGAACATCACTTTGTTCTCCCTCAATTTTAAGCTCCTGGTttgaacaaacaagaaaaaatggTTTTAACTTGCTAAACAGATGGCCCTGGAACACTTAAGGAAAATAATCTGAAAGATGTTGCTTACTTTCATCCCCTCCTCAATTTCATTGTCAAACACCTTTTtgggtttctttttctttttcttctggtTGAAGAAGTTCAGGTCATTCAAATCGTCAGACGTTTCTGGAAAATAAGAAAGCAACCCTGGTTATTCTGGAGCTTCAGGGGTAGCTGTGGTCGTACATTTTAGGagttcaaacacacacacgacctCCTAACCTTTCTTTCTGCTGTCATCTTCATCCATGTCCAGGTCCTTGTCGTCGCCAGCCTCTGGTTCTGCCTCCTTCACCTCTACCTCTCTCACCTCTTCTCCTGCAATCCCATCTCCTCCTTCCTCGTCCAGCATGAagggcttcttcttcttcttctttttcttggtcATGTTGGGATCAAAAATCATCTGAAGACGACAAGTCAGAATCAGAGACCATGACGATCTTTGCTTAAATATTTGTTCCAATTTTATTCCAGTAAAATGGTACTATATTgccatttcccccccacaatATTGCAACTTAATTGTCGTAAAATCCAAACTTTACTCATGGAGAAAATAACAACTGTCTCCCAAATACAAAGGCGTTCCTGTAACAATCTAACTTTATTatggtaatattacaacttgatTCTCATTCAATTACACATTACAACTTGTTTCTCAGCATAGAAATGATCagcaactacaaaaaaaaaaaaaaaaaaccacacacaaaacattcttCTTATACCATTCCACATTCATAAAGCGATACTCCAATCTGGTAGAAGTGTAATTTAATCTCACAAAATGACCCTTTTCTTTCCACAAAACTACGACTTCTCGTCATGTTAGGTAGCTGTCCTCATGCGATTTCAATTTTATCCTCGTAATTACGATGATATTGTCGTGATTCAATAGATTTATTCCCGCACACGTTCCTTCTTTTCGGTGCGGCGATTCGTCACATCAGCCTCACATATTTCACCACCTATCGACGCATCTATAACTTTAACATAAGCACGTGCATTTATTTGCCAGCAACAGGGTCAGCAGTTCGACACAGGGGAAAATTACAGCATTTTGCTGTTTATCATGTGGAATATTACGGCTAACACTAAGCTAATGCTAGCTAACCTAGCCCATTGCTCATTTCCATTCGGTTTAAATTCTCCCGCAGCGGTGACAAGTCATGTAGACAAACCGTTATGAAGGGTGACTTTCCGCAAAACAATATGGCATGTGATATTCCCATAACGTCAATATTGCCGAGTTGTTTTTGCGTTATCGCGCCGTTGTTCGCGCGGCACCAGCCATGTGAGACCTACTACGGACGGGGAGGTGCCGAGGCCCAAAGTCATCCTCATCTCCTATCTCATCCTTCAACTCACACAGTTTGCCCCGTAAACGTCCACAAATAGAAAGCGTGTGGAAGACAAGGAAGCGGGATGACATACCTCATCTCCGGACATGTTTGCGAGTTGACCGGTGACTAGAACCtggttactttttgttttttgacggCTTCTCCACGGCAGATATCTTGCGTCAGCGCCAGAGTCGGAGTGCGCATGTCAGTGTAACACGACGTCACTTGGATGCGACGTCAACGACGAATGTACATAAAGTACGAAAGAAATAtttgtgactatttttttcccttacctAGTGCACCACAAAACAAGCATTTAAGTATTTGTTTATGTTACAATTCAATGTACCTGTATGACTCCAATAGATGCCCTTTCAATTACAGCTCAGTAGGTAAGGACTAGGGCTTTGGTTATGAAGGGCAAATGAAAATGAAGCCTTTGCAACGTATTGAACCATAGAGATACATAACCAATGTTATATCAAATATCTATGGAATCAACCACTAGGACCGACTGTTTCGAAAATGGGTTCATTTCTTGAAGCTTTAGTAACAGTGACCTCTCCTGGTGAAAATAAACACTGCAGTGATTTAAACCGCAGATATACACTATGACTGAATATCATGTTCTATTTACAAATAAACATTGATGTACGTGTGTATTGTGTTATTTCCGGGAGAGTTATGAGGGGGAAATGTCATAGTTTGGGTGTGCTTGTGTAATAATGGCCATTAGCCAATGTGGGATGGGGAACAGTCAAATGAGgatcattattttttaacactttttgaattgagacggtttcttttttttgctcacaactTCTCCATATTTGGAAAATAGTCGCCCACAAGGAACAGATGAtctttgcacacacacatgcagaaaaTGTGGTtctattctctcttaatagtatagtaagtctttgattatgtatcctgtattatattgtcttgtagatgtattttactgcttttttacatcaggGGACCACAGATGAAAagtagccttctggctaattctggcttttttaaccatgtgtacttcatgtgttttatgaaattgcattgtccccttttaaataaactgattaacgAATGTTTTGCTACTTGGAGCAGGTGAGAGTAAAGCAATGGAGTTATCCCATTAAGGGACAACTttcagtataataataataataatgctgttgATTGATCCTAAGGCCCCAaacactgataaaaaaaaattcactgcaACTAATTTCTGACTAAGATGATGAAAAGATAATCAATACAACAGTTGGCATATGATGCGAGTTATACCGTTCAAATTATGTGCTTAGAAGACATGGTTCTCATCACAGActataataaaacaattacttAGCCACAGTATGTATCCACAATCAAActacaataaagtaaaaaagaGGTCACACAAATACAAGAATTGTCTTCTTTTAATGAATTTGCAAATAATATTCTTatctggataaataaaagtttgaaaTGCATACATGCTTGCCCATCTGAAATTCCACAGTTTTCccacaatgtaaaaaatgtaCATCATGAACTTGAAACTGTAAACCACTTTTGCACTCCGAAACAAAATGCAACCATTGTTGAAGATGCAATAGTAGTGTGACCGTCTTTCTTCAACCCCTTGTGGATGCAGTGGAAATGTGACCATCGTCGCTATTAGTATCATTCTAACAtcctaacatttgaaacatagaCCTCGATTGTCAGAAATCAGGGTGAACAGTGTTGAAATGCTCAACTTCTTCCTCTTCTAGTCGTGCCCCGTGTTTGCTGACATCTCACTTTTTGCTGCATGCTTCCCAAAACTGAAACAGAGGCTCTCTGCGACGGCAGAAGTTTCATAGTAGAAAAACGGATACGTGGAATATTTACACCAAATAACCAACCACtggggagcaggtgtgtattcTTTCTTTTAGGAGGGGGGCGGAGGTGTTTTAAGCCAAAGCACGCAGAATCCAGAAGGAACATGGGGTTTGAATTCAACAGAGAACTCCTCTCTTTTTGAGTGCACAAGCCATGAAAATGCAAAGTGTGCACACAGTTTATGGGAGTCCTGTCACAATGTCACACTGACATACATGAACTCTGAGGGCCAGGTGTAAAATATTAGTGACTTTGCTGTATGAGCCCCCGTTGGCAAGCCTCTATCTAACTGAGCAAATGGTGGAAAGTCTAAGACTTGGGTAAAGAAAGACGagaacatttttgcttttttgttggggcgggggggggaggAGTGTTAAATTGAGTTCAGGCGATTTCTTccaagacaaacaaacacacatcatCTTATCAGTCCATTCGTGCCTTCCTTCCTCAGCTCAGCTCAGCTCTGTTCTGTGATCCCGGTAAGCAAGATGCATCGTGTTATGTTTACATGGCTTCCATCCCCCAGCGTTTCAGGTCGCCCATGTCGTCTTCGTCGTCCTCTTTCTTTGCTGCTGTGGTACGAAAGAAATAGAAGGTTGCCAGATGAACGAGAAAAATATAGGTATAACAGAGTGCATGCTGCATTTTGCTTTGGGGGTCAGCAGTGGTGTCAGTAACGCATTACTCTAATATAACCACTTTTTTCAGTAACGAGTAATCTAAAGCATTACTATTTCCAAACTGATAATCAGACTAAAGTGACTTGTCCTAGTCACTGTGTGTTACAATTTTGGCGCGCTTGAGTCGTCCAACCAAAGTCAAGCCACTTCAGTTTGCTGAATCAGAATATTGAAATGAGCTCACTCAGTCGTTAAGTTGTTTGACAACACAATGGAAAAGCCCGTGAGCTCACTACTACGCCAAACACACCCGACAGTCAGAGGtaaagaaaaatacacacacacattagaaTACTACGGgccaacacaaacaacaataacGATTTACGTCATTTACTGTGTACAAAAGACtcgtttgtttatgttttttagGCAGGCGAATTTTACGGGTGCTATTTTCAGGGGTCTACCGTAGCTTGAATGACATCCTGGTAGAGTGAGTGGGGAGAGAGAAAGCGGTAAGTTACGATATTGACAGTGACATATTTAACTTACAGAGttagcaggattttttttttttaaatcttttcccGGAATGTGTGTCCGTGTACCTACCTGTACCTACCTGTTATGTGCTAAGTTAGCATGCTATGCTAAGTTTGGTGCTACGTTAACTTAGCGAGCGATATGACGCATGGTCTGTAAGTAGAGCTAATATTGTCTTCAAGGTGGACGTAAATTaaggcctgccgcacactgcACATTGGGGTCGAACCTGATTGcgccattgcaaaaaaaatgacagttgctGACTCACCcccgcacattgagcgattAGATATACTATATGGACGCCCTGAGCAGCAAACCTGTAGAGGCGTTTGAGGCTGTACGTTCAGTATATTGTACTCTAtcccatttattaaaccataaaaagattgCGGGTTGCTAAGGAGAGTGAAAGCTCATGtgtatttttgattggctgtaatctCCAATGTTGCGACAGCGTTCATCGttgattcaaattttgaatggcAGCAAAACCAGTGGCGGACTAATTAGCCACTCATGAAAATAGTTGCGGAACCCCGCACACTGTGGGACATTTCAGTCGGCGCATATGTCGAAATTTTGTCTAATTCGTGTTTTATTTTGGCCAGGACAACTTGAAAAATATTGTTGACCTCAAAGAGTTTCTTTGTcaaagttaaacaaaaacaagctcATTTGAAAAGGTCTGACCAGGTCTGGAAGGTAATGAAGTAGAAGGCACGTTTGGAAGGGGGATGTTTTCTGGTCCGACGTCCAGCAGATTTTTATCCAGCTCTTCTTGCTCCAGTTCTTCCAGCTCAGCAAGAAGCTCATCCTTTCAAAGACAACGAGCGACACGAAATATCGGTATGCTTTAGCCAGGGTTTACATTGCGCGATTCAAGTAAcacaattttgatttttttactcTATAGGCACAGTTGGCATATGCGCCATGGCAACGGAAATAGAAAAGAAATAtgcccaaacaacacaaataaacaaaaacagtcaaaccACATTTGCATATACTcattaaattggaattgggtGCTTGGACCTGCAGGGTAAATCTAGCTTTGTTGCGTTAGtccatttaaaatacattatgcGTGTCTGGACATAGTTGCTAGTTCGAGTCATCTGACAGGAACTTGTAGAAAAGAGTGCATTCACTGTTTCACTGAATGCAACCCATTgaaagtgaaatgaaatgaaatccaAAATCCCAGGCCCTCCGAGACATGGCGCTTCCCACCTCATCCAAATCTTCTCCAAAGCCAACAGGTTTCGAGATGGCGTCGGAGATTTCTTGGGCCAACTCCTGCTGCTCGGTTATGTCAGACATCAAGTCGTCCACCTTGTCAATGTCCCTGAAACAACAGCCAATGGAAATAATGTgaacttgtgttttttggacatacttggcaaataaagatgattctgattctgattgtgacgGACACGATCACATTTTGTATTGCGAATTGGCAATTAGGTTGGAGTTTCATCTCCAAGTATAAAGTATATTAAAGCAGATTTTAATACATTAGTAATGTGAGGCAAAAGGATGAGTCATATGAGTAATAATGATATACTTCATTGTACAGTGAATCTCAATGTCCTATTTTTAGGGGCTTGTGGGCTGTTGTATTCCGCTTTCCTCCCCTATTTGAAAAAGTTGCACGCTACGTTCGTTGAAGATACTAAAACGTACTGAGGTGTGACTGCTTTGTCTgcatgtgccccgcgattggctggcatttGCTCTCTTCTATTGCACTGGCTGTCACTCGACTGTTTTCCCATGTTGACATGTTCATACAGAATCAGTAGGCTGGACTTTTTCAGTTGTTTAGAAGAACACAAAAACTTTCAATCCATCAAATGAGCAGCCGGCAGCTGTCGCTTACATGTTTTCGTGGGCCGACTTCATGGCCTTGGCAGCAAAGCCCAGGTTTTTCAGCACTTCAGTGTTGGTGTTGGCGTTCTCCAGAGCTTCTCTCTGGAACTCAATGGTGGACAACGTGCCATCGATCTGGCCCAGCTGCTTCTCGTAGCGCTTCTTTCTTTTCAGAGCCTGCAGAGCCGCTGCAGGAGGGAGAGCGGGTGAGAACGGATCAGCGCTACAACGGGACTACCGAAAAAGGATTAACCCTTCAAGGGttcgtattttgccaaaccaactttttctcgtatttggAATGTAATATTATCTCTCTGGTGCCTCACTAAacgtgtgaaatatgaattgaaatcctccacgcattcctgagtacCAGATGTTTTCCTGCCAgaaggcctgaaatcaggtcatttgaatttctcaagcttatttaTCACTAGCGAAGTAATCCGCCTTCCCTCTCCgctccgagccagcgctgtcaacataaccaacacgtgtgctctcacaagtgggtcgtctacacggaggcaaccaatcagaggaaaatgGGGCGTTCGTAATCAAATacggacaaagcggatacaaaaccgggtcgaacagaagtagctgtcagaggggccttttctggacactcgtatgacaaaccCAGGGtgaaatggacacttttatactaaatccATGTTAGCGAGTCACTTTACGGAGGTCttaatttccaaaataaaaggacCTTTAAATAGAACCAGTTTGGCAAAATAAAGttggccaaaagatctcaaaaagctgcaacaaaatgccacgatccaaacaaaatacaagaacAGATGATAAATAAAGCAGTtgatcagtctggaaagggttacatgagagcccatccatccatccatccattctcattACTGCTCATCCTGTTcggggtcacgggacgctgaagcctatcctagctggctttgggcaaaaggcggactgcttgccagtcagtcacagggcacgtaCAGACACGGAAagcaattcgcactcacattcacactgtcactgagtgggaactgaaaccaCGCTGCCGAAGTCAGGccaatgtaccactacaccatcagtgactacggCGAGAGCTTTTGTCCACAAATGCAGAAAACAAAGAACAgtagtgaaccttcccaggagcggCCGGCCTACCAAATTGCCCCAAAAGTACAGCGACGATTCATGCAGGAGGTCATAAAgtaacccaggacaacatctaaagaacctgcaggcctcccttgcctcagttaaggtcagtgttcataacTCAACAATGAGGAAGAGACTGGGCGATAATTGCAACTATGAgctcaaggcaaaaaaacacTGTTGACCACATCCGCCACATCCCCTTGGAAGGTTATagctggtgtaaatgtaacacagcatttcataaaaagaacatcataccaacagtcaaacgtggtggtagtgtgatggtctggggttGCTGCGTAagttcaggacctggacaacttgctgtgatggaaccatgaattctgctcttcacCGGAAAATCATAAAGTACAACATTCTGCCACCAGTTTGTGACCACAAACTGAAGCACACCTggattctgcagcaggacaacgatccaaaagACACcaccaagtcaacttctgaaaggcttccaaaaaaataataatgaaggttttggagtggccttgtcaaagtccGGACTAGAATCCTATTGAAATGCTCTGGAAAGACCTTAAAAAAACCTGCaggtgttgctgaattaaaaccattctgcaaggaagagtgggttTTCCccttcataaataaaatcatttcaaaactgcaATTCATGTTATTTTCCACCACTTCTTGCCGGTCACTAAGAGTGTGCCTGTCATGACTCATTCTGCTCGTCTGATAACTTGTGACCACATTTTACACTTACGAAGGCTTATCAGCGTTGAACTTTGTTTACTTTAATAGTCACGCCGTTTACTTTGGACACGCTTACCTAACACAAGTTAACCCTTGTTCTGGTTCTGACACAAATAATCTCTCTCGCTTGTCTACATGTTTGTTGGTTGAGACcgcgggtgtcaaactcaaggcccgcggcccaaatctggcccaccaagtcatttcatgtggcccgtgaaaggaaatcatctgtgtcaacttccatgattataGCTcacattctcataaaataatcaatagcagcgttgagacattgcaagcattttgtgtttatggtAACTTGAACAATGGTCGAACgcttatccttgacttctgagttcaaaactaggtatccatcaatttgtatgTACTAACGAGGTGacggtttcacagtcaacggccctctgaggaaaaccgcgactccgatgtggcccgcgacaaaaatgatgTTTGCCACAGCTGGTTTAGACGCTCGTCTGTTGTACTTCGACTGACATCGTCCCGAATGTTCAGGTCGCCAGGTGGGGCTGCCAACAACCACGACGGCGGCTATGTGACGTGAGCCAATTCggctaacatgctaactccgAGCAACGATTCAAGGAAGGGCAATTGAGACACCGAGTAGGTATGCCCGTGGCCGAAACTCGAGCAGGTAGCTTACCCCTCTTGTTTTTCGTGCCGTTTTTCTTGGCAATTTTCAGCTCTTGTTCAATCTTTTTCTCCAGAAACTCCTGCTTCTTGGTTAGCATCTCCTCGGTTTCACGGAGTTTCTGGATCGCCTCCTGTGGGCTCGGTCCTTTACCCGCTTTGCCTCCCCCGCCAAATATCTTACCGAACAACGACATGGCTGTGATGCTACACGCTAATACAGTATTACAAATTATATATCTGAGGAAATATTCCGCTAACTCTTGGCTAGTCTTAACACCTCGCCCTGCCCGTAGGATTGTTGATGTTTCTCTATTTCCGGGACAAGGCCGGGTGACGTCGTGATCCACGATGACGACACGCAACGCTTGATGGAGATTTGTCTCCATCTGCTGGACAAATTACATATGGAAAATTCAATACAAATTGTGCACTGTATAAAAAGAGGACCTGAACGTTTTTTTCAGCAGCGAAGCTGGCTAAGTCTATTGGAAGAGCTCCTCTGCTGGTGCGGAGTCCATAACGGAAAGAAGTTAACTCAGTGATCTCTGGTCCCTCATAAGACTCAAACATCTCTATCTTAAGTCCCATGGTCTCACCCGCCTTTTTAAACGAGTTTATTTGACATATTTGACTCATCGTCCCCATTTGTGAACCCATTCAATCTactccaacttcaaaatattcTGCATGTAGCAGTCATCCCAGATCCAACTCCAGCCGCTTCCTGACGTATGCGGATGACACAACTACGTTGTGGTGGGCCTGGTCAAAGATGGTAACGACGCACTGTGCTCTTGCGGTCATCTTTCCGTGGTCGCCACTCCTCGGGAGAGAAGCgacagtgctgaactttctgtATTTACAGACAATGTCTTACTGTGGATTGATGAACATTCAAGCTTTTAAAGATACTTTGCAAGAAGCTGGGAAAGGTTACCAAGTTAACTAATTTGAGGTCTTCTAAGAGCTTTTTTTGAGTTTTTTGAGCTTTTTTGATTCCCATTGCACAATGCTCCTTGAGAACTTGTTTTAAGGGCAGGGCAGCTATAACCAACACCACCAATGACATCACATCGATTGGACCCTAGGTTGGCCGACTACAGACTCTGATTAGCTATCGGAGAAGTCATTAGTCACGGGGTACATAGTGTTTTTCCCACCACGCACTCATTACATTTCCATGGTCTatccaataaaaatatgacaacaatcatttgtgtggtattagttgaAGTAGACCGTCTATTTTTGTgatcaataaatgtaaaaatccaGGGAAtcccaaagggttcacatactctTGAAATTGTGGATACACCAATATCTAGATACATAACATgctatttttaatttgtaattagTATAAAACTCTATAGTAATACAGATGGAGGCAAGCAAATATGAACCAGTGAGAGTTTTTACTATTGTTGCATACAAGTGTTTATTGAAAACGTCCACATTGGTTTTGCATGAAGTTCACGGCTCTTAATGAGTTAGCGGCTACGGTCTTTCCG from the Phycodurus eques isolate BA_2022a chromosome 1, UOR_Pequ_1.1, whole genome shotgun sequence genome contains:
- the eif2s2 gene encoding eukaryotic translation initiation factor 2 subunit 2 isoform X1, whose product is MSGDEMIFDPNMTKKKKKKKKPFMLDEEGGDGIAGEEVREVEVKEAEPEAGDDKDLDMDEDDSRKKETSDDLNDLNFFNQKKKKKKPKKVFDNEIEEGMKELKIEGEQSDVLEEDNLDLMLPAKKKKAKKVDFDEGEPLEKDDAVEDDEGKNNDGISFSSTTGPAWAGSERDYTYDELLNRVFNIMREKNPDMVAGEKRKFVMKPPQVVRVGTKKTSFVNFTDICKLLHRQPKHLLAFLLAELGTSGSIDGNNQLVIKGRFQQKQIENVLRRYIKEYVTCHTCRSPETILQKDTRLYFLQCETCHSRCSVASIKTGFQAVTGKRAQLRAKAN
- the eif2s2 gene encoding eukaryotic translation initiation factor 2 subunit 2 isoform X2 translates to MSGDEMIFDPNMTKKKKKKKKPFMLDEEGGDGIAGEEVREVEVKEAEPEAGDDKDLDMDEDDSRKKETSDDLNDLNFFNQKKKKKKPKKVFDNEIEEGMKELKIEGEQSDVLEEDNLDLMLPAKKKKAKKVDFDEGEPLEKDDVEDDEGKNNDGISFSSTTGPAWAGSERDYTYDELLNRVFNIMREKNPDMVAGEKRKFVMKPPQVVRVGTKKTSFVNFTDICKLLHRQPKHLLAFLLAELGTSGSIDGNNQLVIKGRFQQKQIENVLRRYIKEYVTCHTCRSPETILQKDTRLYFLQCETCHSRCSVASIKTGFQAVTGKRAQLRAKAN
- the LOC133399627 gene encoding charged multivesicular body protein 4b-like isoform X2 — encoded protein: MSLFGKIFGGGGKAGKGPSPQEAIQKLRETEEMLTKKQEFLEKKIEQELKIAKKNGTKNKRAALQALKRKKRYEKQLGQIDGTLSTIEFQREALENANTNTEVLKNLGFAAKAMKSAHENMDIDKVDDLMSDITEQQELAQEISDAISKPVGFGEDLDEDELLAELEELEQEELDKNLLDVGPENIPLPNVPSTSLPSRPAKKEDDEDDMGDLKRWGMEAM
- the LOC133399627 gene encoding charged multivesicular body protein 4b-like isoform X1, with amino-acid sequence MSLFGKIFGGGGKAGKGPSPQEAIQKLRETEEMLTKKQEFLEKKIEQELKIAKKNGTKNKRAALQALKRKKRYEKQLGQIDGTLSTIEFQREALENANTNTEVLKNLGFAAKAMKSAHENMDIDKVDDLMSDITEQQELAQEISDAISKPVGFGEDLDEDELLAELEELEQEELDKNLLDVGPENIPLPNVPSTSLPSRPAAKKEDDEDDMGDLKRWGMEAM